In Rhodococcus sp. OK302, one genomic interval encodes:
- a CDS encoding MFS transporter, whose amino-acid sequence MTETSPPERTAVPYQLTYLVLALAITAYSLLQSLVAPVLPLLEQDLHTDRNTVTWILTAYLLAAAVATPILGRIGDMIGKKKVLTAVLVIACIGSILGALASSITLMIVARAIQGIAGGVIPLAFGIIRDELPRDKVTGAVGVISALIGVGGGLGLVLGGPIVDRLNAHWLFWIPAIAIAVAAIATHLIIPESPVRTPGRVSWIAAVLLSSWLIALLVAISEAPQWGWASSSVLGLLVAAAVLAALWMRCELRSDSPLIDMAMMRIPAVWTTNLAALLIGIAMYSIFAFVPAFLQGTPEAGYGFNSSITESGLIVLPLSVAFLLAGIGSGPLAHRFGAKAVLVGSSVAASASLLILAFAHSAIWQVMLSMLLMGAGFGLAFSSMSGIIVHAVPSHQTGSASGTNANIRTIGGAIGSAMMASIVTAHLLPDGLPTEAGYTTGFAILAIASALGAAAALLIPSKPTPVTIPSDIQLTDTPNTATISN is encoded by the coding sequence ATGACCGAAACGTCACCACCCGAGCGCACAGCCGTTCCCTACCAACTCACGTATCTGGTACTCGCGCTTGCCATCACGGCCTACTCGTTGTTGCAGTCATTGGTCGCACCGGTACTGCCGCTACTAGAGCAAGACCTGCATACCGATCGAAACACCGTGACCTGGATCCTGACGGCATACTTGCTGGCCGCGGCCGTCGCCACCCCGATCCTCGGTCGCATCGGTGACATGATCGGCAAGAAGAAGGTACTGACCGCAGTACTGGTCATCGCCTGCATCGGTTCCATTCTGGGAGCATTGGCATCATCGATCACCCTCATGATCGTGGCCCGAGCAATTCAAGGAATCGCGGGCGGCGTCATCCCCTTGGCGTTCGGGATCATCCGCGACGAACTCCCACGAGACAAAGTGACCGGAGCGGTGGGCGTCATCTCTGCATTGATCGGCGTCGGAGGGGGCCTGGGCCTGGTTTTGGGCGGCCCGATCGTCGACAGGCTCAACGCGCACTGGCTGTTCTGGATTCCCGCTATCGCCATCGCTGTCGCCGCAATTGCGACACACCTGATCATTCCCGAGTCTCCCGTACGAACTCCCGGACGCGTGAGTTGGATTGCGGCCGTACTACTCTCGTCCTGGTTGATTGCCCTGCTCGTCGCAATCAGTGAGGCCCCCCAGTGGGGTTGGGCGTCGAGTTCAGTTCTCGGCTTGCTCGTGGCAGCTGCCGTTCTTGCAGCGCTGTGGATGAGGTGTGAACTACGCAGTGACAGTCCATTGATCGACATGGCGATGATGCGCATCCCCGCAGTGTGGACTACCAACCTGGCGGCATTGCTGATCGGCATCGCAATGTACTCGATCTTCGCCTTTGTACCGGCCTTCCTGCAAGGAACACCGGAAGCCGGCTACGGTTTCAATTCGTCGATCACCGAATCCGGCTTGATCGTGTTACCACTGTCCGTGGCATTTCTTCTTGCCGGCATCGGTTCCGGTCCCCTGGCGCATCGTTTCGGAGCGAAGGCAGTCCTGGTTGGCAGTTCGGTTGCCGCAAGCGCATCTCTGCTGATCTTGGCATTCGCACACTCGGCGATCTGGCAGGTGATGCTGTCGATGCTCCTGATGGGAGCAGGTTTCGGCCTCGCTTTCTCCTCGATGTCAGGCATCATCGTGCACGCAGTTCCCTCACACCAGACGGGTTCGGCCAGCGGCACCAACGCGAACATTCGCACGATCGGCGGTGCGATCGGCTCGGCGATGATGGCCAGCATCGTGACCGCACACCTACTTCCCGACGGACTTCCCACTGAAGCCGGCTACACCACCGGGTTTGCCATCCTCGCAATCGCCAGTGCCCTCGGCGCCGCCGCGGCACTACTCATCCCGAGCAAGCCCACACCCGTCACGATTCCCTCTGACATACAACTCACCGATACACCGAACACCGCTACTATTTCGAACTGA